In Siniperca chuatsi isolate FFG_IHB_CAS linkage group LG20, ASM2008510v1, whole genome shotgun sequence, the following proteins share a genomic window:
- the LOC122867956 gene encoding tectonic-3-like: MNSRQWCRSVQIFIFLCGRVANAVTESGVTSSPTNGEPFSSATPAPGGTGTVDSTTEAVTLDSMATTTLTVSEAPTVVTEAPSATSGQPVVISEGCLCDLTPDFCDIGCCCDTVDCRIANLSTVFTGCPQKAISGVCIEKWLMFRANVDSSLVTVTDSLFCVRPEDNSAQSLPALPRYPALGDSYHFSPPTPKSSSHSRDFYRVDDVIQTYFSSFSVRGLLRQPSPGAAAAFCNSRNPAKFLRSVSLSCTRMLTPQSCTTDPNLSARSYVSNLRLIKIPIMETTPVSDFLIEVTPLSEWPAPSQQNNSCVNVVKKVEFVIGYTGRGELTYASVNVVLADVDPNQLLLQTHSVQFQLATPSPTPGGPIPAVGLRAGSPVIGRFDGEVKPLTTLGVSQSGECSSDPSRRASILFTHNTITGCTFSSPSSDCSELRSQIYGILQGLATPDVIAMNLGSQPDWTRVITQECPVSLQETCESGCFLPNSLWIRVLWARQGLLDLPQSYILGAKYLFQCQHVKCPLSSPIALTTEVTFVDTTVYPEPPRGLPQPNWKFPFGFFTRGTAELDGHIVINGSDTEKVTWSLMLFTVMLLTGLEFFTR, translated from the exons ATGAATTCCCGCCAGTGGTGTCGCTCAGTTCAGATATTTATCTTCTTGTGTGGACGTGTGGCTAACGCAGTCACAGAATCAGGGGTCACTTCCAGCCCTACAAATGGGGAGCCTTTCAGCTCAGCAACCCCTGCTCCGGGCGGTACAGGTACAGTGGACTCCACCACTGAGGCGGTCACTCTGGACTCCATGGCAACCACGACGCTGACCGTGTCTGAAGCTCCCACTGTGGTCACTGAAGCGCCCTCTGCAACATCCGGCCAACCTGTGGTGATTTCAGAGG GTTGTCTCTGTGATTTAACCCCTGATTTCTGTGACATTGGCTGCTGTTGTGACACAGTTGATTGTCGTATTGCAAACTTGAGCACTGTCTTCACCGGATGTCCACAGAAAGCCAT atcGGGCGTTTGCATTGAGAAATGGCTGATGTTCAGGGCTAATGTGGATTCGTCTCTTGTCACTGTGACCGACTCCTTGTTTTGTGTCCGGCCTGAAG ATAATTCAGCCCAGTCCCTCCCAGCTCTACCTCGGTATCCAGCTTTAGGGGACTCGTACCACTTCTCACCACCAACACCTAAaagcagcagccacagcagaGATTTCTACAGG GTTGATGATGTCATCCAGACATATTTCTCCAGCTTTTCTGTCCGGGGTCTCCTTCGTCAGCCATCTCCAGGggctgctgctgcattctgtAACAGCCGCAATCCTGCAA AGTTCCTGaggtctgtgtctctgtcttgtACCCGCATGTTAACTCCACAGTCATGCACCACCGACCCAAATCTCAGCGCCCGCTCCTACGTCTCCAACCTGAGATTGATCAAG ATTCCAATAATGGAGACAACACCAGTGTCAGACTTTCTG ATCGAAGTTACTCCACTGTCTGAATGGCCTGCACCAAGTCAACAAAACAACTCCTGTGTCAATGTGGTGAAAAAG GTGGAGTTTGTCATAGGATACACAGGCAGAGGGGAACTCACATATGCATCAGTGAACGTAGTCTTAGCTGATGTGGATCCAAATCAGTTGCTGTTGCAGACACACTCTGTACAGTTCCAG CTGGCAACACCCAGCCCCACTCCAGGAGGACCGATCCCTGCAGTCGGACTTAGAGCTGGATCTCCTGTCATTGGTCGCTTTGATGGAGAAGTGAAGCCT CTGACCACATTGGGGGTGTCACAGAGTGGGGAGTGTTCCTCTGACCCCAGCAGACGAGCATCCATCCTCTTTACACACAACACCATCACTGGCTGCACATTCAG TTCCCCATCTAGTGACTGTTCAGAGCTACGTTCCCAGATTTACGGGATCTTGCAGGGGCTTGCTACTCCTGATGTGATCGCCATGAACTTGGGCTCCCAACCAGACTGGACGAGAGTCATCACCCAGGAGTGTCCTGTCAGCCTGCAG GAAACATGTGAATCAGGCTGCTTTCTCCCCAACTCTCTCTGGATCAGAGTGCTGTGGGCGCGCCAGGGTCTATTAGACCTTCCCCAGAGCTACATCCTTGGGGCCAAATACCTTTTCCAGTGTCAACATGTCAAG TGTCCTCTGTCATCCCCTATCGCTCTAACCACCGAAGTGACATTTGTGGACACTACAGTTTACCCAGAACCCCCCAGGGGCTTGCCTCAGCCTAACTGGAAGTTTCCATTTGGTTTCTTCACTAGAGGCACTGCTGAGCTGGACGGGCACATTGTTATTAATGGCAGTGACACTGAGAAGGTCACATGGAGTTTAATGCTGTTCACAGTAATGTTACTAACAGGATTAGAATTCTTCACTAGGTAG
- the mto1 gene encoding protein MTO1 homolog, mitochondrial isoform X2 has protein sequence MLTKKLPPLQSFLVLVSRRASHLARQQYDVIVVGGGHAGTEAAAAAARVGAETLLVSQKIHTIGALSCNPSLGGVGKGQLVREVDALDGLCGRAGDWAGIHFSILNRRKGPAVWGPRAQLDRQRYRKFIQSELLSTPRLTVLEGSVEELLVTEPNPEEPGHHRVTGIRLANGSHPISASSVVLTTGTFLSGSLFMGQTTSPGGRIGDAPSCAGLSHTLRERLGLRIGRLRTGTPPRIVRDSVDLSLADLHPPDSHPTPFSFLNTHTRCKLPCYLTYTTPGVERVVRESLHLNCHIQQDTKGPRYCPSIESRVLRFPGRKHQVWLEPEGVTSDLLYPQGLSMTMPPDTQLRLIREIPAMHRAEIHTPGYGVQYDFVCPTQLSPALQVKSTQGLFLAGQINGTTGYEEAAAQGLWAGVNAGRWALCMPVAALSRTESYIGVLIDDLVSRGVTEPYRMFTSRAEFRTSLRPDNADLRLTLKGFEEVKCVSSLRYQEAVRVRDSLQEALAALQSLHLSSLNWRLKLPDMRMSEAKSTLLTGMHVLQYNDVSFEMLASAFPECLSPYLEFSQRLKIEAVYRPHCDLQKKEIERIQKEESLSLPQDIDYFSLPVSLSQEVREILDRVRPSTLGAATRLQGITPAAIVHLLNYVRHAGQKERRTHRNRPDQKEEGEEERCARNASLPQ, from the exons ATGTTGACAAAGAAGCTTCCCCCCCTGCAGAGTTTCCTGGTGCTGGTTTCCAGACGTGCAAGTCACCTTGCTCGACAGCAGTATGATGTCATTGTTGTGGGTGGGGGTCATGCAGGGACTgaggcggcggcagcagcagccagagTGGGAGCTGAGACACTCCTGGTCTCACAGAAAATACACACCATAG gtgCCCTGTCCTGTAACCCGTCTCTGGGAGGAGTAGGGAAGGGCCAGCTTGTGAGGGAGGTAGATGCCCTGGATGGGCTGTGTGGTCGAGCAGGAGACTGGGCTGGGATCCATTTCTCCATCCTGAATCGTAGAAAAGGCCCTGCTGTGTGGGGCCCGAGGGCCCAGCTGGACCGCCAGCGCTACCGCAAATTTATTCAG tctgagctgctgtccACTCCCAGGCTGACGGTGTTGGAGGGCTCagtggaggagctgctggtAACAGAACCAAACCCAGAGGAGCCTGGACACCACAGAGTCACTGGGATACGTTTGG CAAATGGAAGCCACCCGATCTCAGCCAGCTCCGTGGTTCTTACTACTGGTACTTTCTTGTCTGGCTCCCTCTTCATGGGCCAAACCACGTCACCCGGGGGCCGGATTGGAGATGCCCCGTCGTGTGCTGGGCTGTCCCACACGCTGAGGGAGAGGCTGGGGCTGAGGATAGGCAGACTGAGGACTGGTACCCCTCCCAGGATTGTGAGGGATTCAGTGGACCTTTCCCTGGCTGACCTTCACCCTCCTGACAGTCATCCAACTCCATTCAGCTTccttaatacacacacacgctgcaaG CTGCCTTGCTACCTGACCTATACTACTCCTGGTGTCGAGAGAGTGGTGAGGGAGAGTCTTCATCTCAACTGTCACATACAGCAAGACACCAAGGGtcccag ATACTGCCCCTCCATTGAGTCGCGAGTGCTTCGCTTTCCAGGCCGAAAGCACCAGGTGTGGCTGGAGCCTGAGggggtgacctctgaccttttgtACCCTCAGGGTCTGTCCATGACCATGCCCCCTGACACGCAGCTCCGCCTCATCAGAGAAATTCCTGCCATGCACCGAGCTGAGATCCACACACCTG GTTATGGTGTGCAGTATGACTTTGTGTGTCCCACTCAGCTGAGCCCTGCCCTGCAGGTGAAAAGCACCCAAGGTCTTTTTCTAGCCGGTCAGATCAACGGAACAACAGGGTACGAGGAGGCTGCTGCACAG GGCCTGTGGGCAGGGGTGAACGCTGGCCGCTGGGCGCTCTGCATGCCTGTAGCGGCATTGTCTCGGACAGAGAGTTATATTGGAGTTCTCATTGATGATCTGGTGAGTCGAGGCGTTACAGAGCCCTACCGCATGTTCACCAGCCGGGCTGAGTTTCGAACCTCTCTGAGGCCCGACAACGCTGACCTCCGCCTCACTCTGAAAG GGTTTGAGGAGGTGAAATGTGTGTCCTCCTTGCGCTACCAGGAGGCTGTGAGAGTTAGGGACAGTCTGCAGGAAGCACTGGCAGCCCTTCAGTCTCTCCATCTGTCCAGCCTCAACTGGAGACTAAAGCTGCCCGACATGCGTATGAGTGAGGCCAAGAGCACCTTACTGAC TGGTATGCATGTGCTGCAGTACAATGATGTGTCCTTTGAAATGTTGGCATCTGCCTTCCCAGAGTGCCTTTCACCTTACTTGGAATTCTCACAAAGACTGAAGATAGAGG CTGTGTACAGGCCTCACTGTGACCTACAGAAGAAAGAGATTGAGAGAATTCAGAAGGAGGAGAGCTTGTCTCTCCCCCAGGACATAGACTATTTCTCTCTGCCGGTGTCACTGTCTCAGGAAGTTAGAGAGATTTTGGACAGAGTTCGACCCAGCACT CTGGGTGCTGCTACACGTTTGCAAGGTATAACTCCAGCTGCAATCGTCCATCTCCTCAACTATGTGCGCCACGcaggacaaaaagagagaagaacaCACAGAAACCGACCAGACCAAAAGGAGGAAGGTGAAGAGGAGCGGTGTGCAAGAAATGCATCTTTACCTCAGTGA
- the mto1 gene encoding protein MTO1 homolog, mitochondrial isoform X1 has protein sequence MLTKKLPPLQSFLVLVSRRASHLARQQYDVIVVGGGHAGTEAAAAAARVGAETLLVSQKIHTIGALSCNPSLGGVGKGQLVREVDALDGLCGRAGDWAGIHFSILNRRKGPAVWGPRAQLDRQRYRKFIQSELLSTPRLTVLEGSVEELLVTEPNPEEPGHHRVTGIRLANGSHPISASSVVLTTGTFLSGSLFMGQTTSPGGRIGDAPSCAGLSHTLRERLGLRIGRLRTGTPPRIVRDSVDLSLADLHPPDSHPTPFSFLNTHTRCKPEEQLPCYLTYTTPGVERVVRESLHLNCHIQQDTKGPRYCPSIESRVLRFPGRKHQVWLEPEGVTSDLLYPQGLSMTMPPDTQLRLIREIPAMHRAEIHTPGYGVQYDFVCPTQLSPALQVKSTQGLFLAGQINGTTGYEEAAAQGLWAGVNAGRWALCMPVAALSRTESYIGVLIDDLVSRGVTEPYRMFTSRAEFRTSLRPDNADLRLTLKGFEEVKCVSSLRYQEAVRVRDSLQEALAALQSLHLSSLNWRLKLPDMRMSEAKSTLLTGMHVLQYNDVSFEMLASAFPECLSPYLEFSQRLKIEAVYRPHCDLQKKEIERIQKEESLSLPQDIDYFSLPVSLSQEVREILDRVRPSTLGAATRLQGITPAAIVHLLNYVRHAGQKERRTHRNRPDQKEEGEEERCARNASLPQ, from the exons ATGTTGACAAAGAAGCTTCCCCCCCTGCAGAGTTTCCTGGTGCTGGTTTCCAGACGTGCAAGTCACCTTGCTCGACAGCAGTATGATGTCATTGTTGTGGGTGGGGGTCATGCAGGGACTgaggcggcggcagcagcagccagagTGGGAGCTGAGACACTCCTGGTCTCACAGAAAATACACACCATAG gtgCCCTGTCCTGTAACCCGTCTCTGGGAGGAGTAGGGAAGGGCCAGCTTGTGAGGGAGGTAGATGCCCTGGATGGGCTGTGTGGTCGAGCAGGAGACTGGGCTGGGATCCATTTCTCCATCCTGAATCGTAGAAAAGGCCCTGCTGTGTGGGGCCCGAGGGCCCAGCTGGACCGCCAGCGCTACCGCAAATTTATTCAG tctgagctgctgtccACTCCCAGGCTGACGGTGTTGGAGGGCTCagtggaggagctgctggtAACAGAACCAAACCCAGAGGAGCCTGGACACCACAGAGTCACTGGGATACGTTTGG CAAATGGAAGCCACCCGATCTCAGCCAGCTCCGTGGTTCTTACTACTGGTACTTTCTTGTCTGGCTCCCTCTTCATGGGCCAAACCACGTCACCCGGGGGCCGGATTGGAGATGCCCCGTCGTGTGCTGGGCTGTCCCACACGCTGAGGGAGAGGCTGGGGCTGAGGATAGGCAGACTGAGGACTGGTACCCCTCCCAGGATTGTGAGGGATTCAGTGGACCTTTCCCTGGCTGACCTTCACCCTCCTGACAGTCATCCAACTCCATTCAGCTTccttaatacacacacacgctgcaaG CCCGAAGAGCAGCTGCCTTGCTACCTGACCTATACTACTCCTGGTGTCGAGAGAGTGGTGAGGGAGAGTCTTCATCTCAACTGTCACATACAGCAAGACACCAAGGGtcccag ATACTGCCCCTCCATTGAGTCGCGAGTGCTTCGCTTTCCAGGCCGAAAGCACCAGGTGTGGCTGGAGCCTGAGggggtgacctctgaccttttgtACCCTCAGGGTCTGTCCATGACCATGCCCCCTGACACGCAGCTCCGCCTCATCAGAGAAATTCCTGCCATGCACCGAGCTGAGATCCACACACCTG GTTATGGTGTGCAGTATGACTTTGTGTGTCCCACTCAGCTGAGCCCTGCCCTGCAGGTGAAAAGCACCCAAGGTCTTTTTCTAGCCGGTCAGATCAACGGAACAACAGGGTACGAGGAGGCTGCTGCACAG GGCCTGTGGGCAGGGGTGAACGCTGGCCGCTGGGCGCTCTGCATGCCTGTAGCGGCATTGTCTCGGACAGAGAGTTATATTGGAGTTCTCATTGATGATCTGGTGAGTCGAGGCGTTACAGAGCCCTACCGCATGTTCACCAGCCGGGCTGAGTTTCGAACCTCTCTGAGGCCCGACAACGCTGACCTCCGCCTCACTCTGAAAG GGTTTGAGGAGGTGAAATGTGTGTCCTCCTTGCGCTACCAGGAGGCTGTGAGAGTTAGGGACAGTCTGCAGGAAGCACTGGCAGCCCTTCAGTCTCTCCATCTGTCCAGCCTCAACTGGAGACTAAAGCTGCCCGACATGCGTATGAGTGAGGCCAAGAGCACCTTACTGAC TGGTATGCATGTGCTGCAGTACAATGATGTGTCCTTTGAAATGTTGGCATCTGCCTTCCCAGAGTGCCTTTCACCTTACTTGGAATTCTCACAAAGACTGAAGATAGAGG CTGTGTACAGGCCTCACTGTGACCTACAGAAGAAAGAGATTGAGAGAATTCAGAAGGAGGAGAGCTTGTCTCTCCCCCAGGACATAGACTATTTCTCTCTGCCGGTGTCACTGTCTCAGGAAGTTAGAGAGATTTTGGACAGAGTTCGACCCAGCACT CTGGGTGCTGCTACACGTTTGCAAGGTATAACTCCAGCTGCAATCGTCCATCTCCTCAACTATGTGCGCCACGcaggacaaaaagagagaagaacaCACAGAAACCGACCAGACCAAAAGGAGGAAGGTGAAGAGGAGCGGTGTGCAAGAAATGCATCTTTACCTCAGTGA